The sequence CCAGACATGGGTAGCAAACCCGGTTATGGTAAGAAAGCCAGATAATTCATGGAGGATATTTGTAGACTTCACAGATttaaataaagcatgtccaaaagaCAATTATCCTTTACCAGAAATCGATTGGAAAGTGGAGTCTGTCAGTGGGTATCAGTTTAAATCCTTTTTGGATGCATTCAaaggatatcatcaaatcccaatggcaATATGTGATCAAGATAAAACAGCATTCCACACACCAGATGGAATTTTCTGCTATATCATGATGCCTTTCGGATTAAAGAATGCAGGGGCAACTTACCAGCGCGTAATTGATAAAGCATTTAAAGATCAAATAGGTAAAAATGTAGAAgcctatgttgatgacattgttatCAAGAGCCATACAGAAGACAGTATGCTCAGAGATACTCTTGAAACGTTTGAATCATTACGAAAGGTCAATATGAAATTGAATCCTAAGAAGTGCACTTTTGGTGTAGAAGAAGGTAAATTCTTAGGTTATATTGTTACAGAGAGAGGAATCaaggctaatccaaaaaagattcaAGCAATTGAAAATATGGTATCTCCTAAAACAAAGAAAGAAGTTTAAAGCCTGAATGGAAGATTGGCAGCTTTAACAAGGTTTCTATCAAGAGCGGCAGATCGATCATTACCATTTATGAAGGTTTTAAAAAGCTGTTTGAACAAAAAAGATTTTAAGTGGACAGAGGAAGCAGAAAAAGCTTTTTAGGATATTAAGCAACTCTTGAAAGAATTACCTACTTTAACTGCACCAATAGAAGGAGAAACGTTAATATTGTATTTGGCTGCTTCCGCAGAGGCCATCAGTTCGGTCTTGATCGCAGAGCGAAAGGGAATACAAATGCCTATATACTTTGTCAGTAAAGTATTGCAACAGAGTGAAGTTAAATATCCACCAATTGAAAAATTCGTGTATGCTTTAACACACACAGCTAGGCGACTCAGACGATATTTTCAGGCACATTCAATCCTGGTAATGACAGACCAGCCGATAAAACATATTTTGAGAAATCCAGAGTCATCAGGACGACTAGCAAAATGAGCAATTGAATTGGGAGAATATGAAATAAATTTTTTGCCTCGACatgcagtcaaaggtcaaattttggcagattttttATTAGAAACAACAGAAAAGGTCGATCATTTGCCAAACATTACAGCTAGTAATCATGTTTGGGAGTTGCACACTGATGGTGCATCAAGTGAGGAAGGTGTTGGTGCAGGGTTAGTACTTACTAGTCCAGAAGGTGAGGAGCATACGTATGCATTGAGGTTTAGTTTCTATGCATCTAATAATGAagcagaatatgaagcattgctttcCGGCCTCCGCATAGCATCGGAAATGGGGATAAAACATTTGCgtgcatatgttgattctcaaattgtggCACAACAGGTTAATGGAGGGTTTGAAGCTAAAGATGTCTCTATGAAACAGTATTTGCAATTAGTtgataaaatatcaaaatatttcgAGACCTTAGAGGTCGTGCAGATACCAAGAAATAAAAACAAGAAGGCAGATGTTTTGAGCAAATTAGCAAcattaacatttgatcatttgcacaagaaAGTTTTGGTGGAGGTCTTAAAAGATAAATCGGTTGATGAAAAGGTAGTGGTTGCAATAGTTGAAGAAAGGGAATCATGTTGGATAACCCCCTATGTGAAATATTTGCAGGATGGAATACTGCCAACAGATACCATGGAAGCAAGACGGATAAGAGTTAGTGCTCCACTTTACCTCCTGGAAAACGGAATACTTTATAGAAAATCCTTCAATGGACCAAATTTAAGGTGTTTAACACCACAGTAAGCAATTGATGTAGTCAAGGAAATGCATGAGGGATTATGTGCACAACATTCCGGTTATAGAACTATAGTTGGACGAATTATGCGACAAGGGTATTATTGGCAGTCAATTTACAAAGATACAGCAGACGTAATTCAGACATGTGATGCCTACCATCGGCATGGAAACGTACAGCGTTTACCCAAGTAtgatttaatttcattatcatcggcatggccattttgtaaatgggcaattgacatagtaggCCCCTTCCCAAGAAGTGTAGAAAATGCAAAATTTTTGGTTGT comes from Rutidosis leptorrhynchoides isolate AG116_Rl617_1_P2 chromosome 4, CSIRO_AGI_Rlap_v1, whole genome shotgun sequence and encodes:
- the LOC139841784 gene encoding uncharacterized protein — its product is MPIYFVIKGQILADFLLETTEKVDHLPNITASNHVWELHTDGASSEEGVGAGLVLTSPEGEEHTYALRFSFYASNNEAEYEALLSGLRIASEMGIKHLRAYVDSQIVAQQVNGGFEAKDVSMKQYLQLVDKISKYFETLEVVQIPRNKNKKADVLSKLATLTFDHLHKKVLVEVLKDKSVDEKVVVAIVEERESCWITPYVKYLQDGILPTDTMEARRIRVSAPLYLLENGILYRKSFNGPNLRCLTPQ